Proteins co-encoded in one Bacillus paramycoides genomic window:
- a CDS encoding DMT family transporter — protein MDKKQMLLGSLLCLLAVTAWGFMFPVMANALQFIDPFFFTTIRYGSAAIIFLILLFITEGKASLRLEKRTLSLFFYGTVGFAGYGFLIFYGQQLAGPAGAIHAAMIQSLMPLIAVLLQWITKNKRPQNYTFLCMFVALLGVMLVISKGNIHLLFGAASHLSTNILMLCGVTCWVIYTNGGVRFQSWSPLRYTTLTCLFGSISLIVIVTFFTYTNIVTMPSFRTIMSVRFELLYMSIIAGVIAVFCWNTGNRYISSINGILFMNLVPVLALIGSIFGGYTVDKVEITGASLTIIALLCNNVWQRKESTKIPTSVR, from the coding sequence TTGGATAAAAAACAAATGCTACTTGGATCCCTCCTATGCCTACTTGCCGTCACTGCTTGGGGGTTTATGTTTCCTGTCATGGCAAATGCCCTGCAATTTATCGATCCGTTCTTCTTCACAACTATCCGATACGGATCAGCAGCTATTATTTTTCTTATTTTGCTATTCATTACTGAAGGAAAAGCTTCACTCCGCTTAGAAAAAAGAACACTTTCTTTATTCTTTTACGGAACTGTCGGTTTCGCTGGATATGGTTTTCTCATTTTTTACGGTCAACAACTTGCCGGACCTGCTGGAGCCATCCATGCCGCGATGATTCAATCTCTTATGCCACTCATCGCTGTATTATTGCAGTGGATAACAAAAAACAAACGCCCACAAAACTATACATTCCTTTGTATGTTCGTTGCATTGCTCGGTGTTATGCTTGTCATTTCAAAGGGAAATATTCACTTATTATTTGGAGCTGCCAGTCACCTCTCAACAAATATACTTATGCTATGCGGCGTGACTTGCTGGGTCATTTACACGAACGGCGGTGTTCGTTTTCAATCTTGGTCACCACTTAGGTATACGACGTTAACTTGTTTATTCGGATCAATTTCACTCATCGTCATTGTCACCTTCTTCACTTATACAAACATCGTTACTATGCCGTCCTTTCGTACAATTATGAGCGTTCGTTTTGAACTCTTGTATATGTCGATTATTGCAGGTGTTATCGCTGTATTTTGCTGGAACACAGGAAATCGCTATATTTCATCTATTAACGGCATATTATTTATGAATTTAGTTCCTGTACTTGCACTTATCGGCTCCATCTTTGGAGGTTATACAGTCGACAAAGTTGAAATTACCGGAGCCTCATTAACAATTATCGCACTATTATGCAACAATGTATGGCAAAGAAAAGAAAGCACAAAAATCCCCACCTCAGTTCGTTAG
- the refZ gene encoding forespore capture DNA-binding protein RefZ — MKQTKQKVIDAAISLFNTKGYDGTSVRDIAKRADVNVANISYYFAGKQGLLEQLITNFLEGYIHVIETSFEQREYLSAKDVMVQMVRGILQYQFDNRELTRFFYRELSLDTTLIREVMTVYFSKERYYIEQIIKQGQMKREFKKISFTMFMTQLKGMMNMPFLYPQYISEVLHSFPSETFFLEMYTKEFEQWMEQTLCITNMYQEWPRAVHM; from the coding sequence ATGAAACAGACGAAACAAAAAGTAATTGATGCGGCAATATCGTTGTTTAATACGAAAGGTTATGATGGAACGTCGGTGCGAGACATTGCAAAGCGAGCGGATGTGAATGTAGCGAATATTTCATATTATTTTGCTGGAAAGCAAGGCCTATTAGAGCAGCTTATTACTAATTTTTTAGAAGGGTATATTCATGTGATTGAAACGTCCTTTGAACAGAGAGAATATTTGTCGGCTAAAGATGTGATGGTGCAAATGGTGCGCGGGATTTTACAATATCAATTTGATAATAGGGAACTGACACGTTTCTTTTATCGAGAGCTGTCGCTTGATACGACATTAATTCGCGAAGTGATGACTGTTTATTTTTCTAAAGAAAGATATTATATAGAGCAAATCATAAAGCAAGGACAAATGAAACGAGAGTTTAAGAAGATATCTTTTACGATGTTTATGACACAATTAAAAGGCATGATGAATATGCCGTTTTTATATCCGCAATATATATCAGAAGTGCTGCATTCTTTTCCGTCTGAGACATTTTTCTTAGAAATGTACACGAAAGAATTTGAACAATGGATGGAACAAACATTATGTATAACGAATATGTATCAGGAATGGCCAAGAGCTGTTCATATGTGA
- a CDS encoding GAF domain-containing protein, translating to MFTKESYAGSREEQYETVIKQLDALLTGELNVVANLSNASALLNQFLDRVNWVGFYVTEGNQLVLGPFQGMPACVRIPFGRGVCGVAAETKTTQLVADVHQFPGHIACDSASNSEIVVPIVKEGTVIGVLDIDSPEKNRFDEVDQRYLEKFVETLLKHM from the coding sequence ATGTTTACCAAAGAAAGTTATGCAGGATCTCGTGAAGAGCAATATGAGACAGTAATTAAACAACTGGATGCATTATTAACTGGCGAATTAAACGTAGTCGCAAACTTATCAAATGCGTCCGCATTATTAAACCAATTTTTAGATCGTGTGAATTGGGTTGGCTTTTACGTAACAGAAGGGAATCAGCTTGTTCTTGGACCATTCCAAGGAATGCCTGCTTGCGTACGCATTCCATTTGGACGAGGCGTTTGCGGCGTTGCAGCTGAAACGAAAACAACGCAGCTTGTAGCAGACGTTCACCAATTCCCAGGACATATCGCTTGCGACAGCGCTTCAAATTCAGAAATTGTCGTACCGATCGTGAAAGAAGGAACTGTCATCGGTGTACTTGATATCGATAGCCCTGAAAAAAATCGTTTCGACGAAGTAGATCAGCGCTATTTAGAAAAGTTTGTGGAAACACTCCTAAAACATATGTAG
- the megL gene encoding methionine gamma-lyase, protein MKKKHMETALIHHGYTSEEHKGSLTPPLFQTSTFTFETAQQGEASFAGVDPSYIYSRLGNPTVKLFEERMAVLEEGEEALAFGSGMAAISATLIAFLKAGDHIICSNGLYGCTYGFLEVLEEKFMITHSFCDMETETDIENKIRPNTKLIFVETPINPTMKLIDLKQVIRVAKRNGLLVIVDNTFCSPYLQRPLELGCDAVVHSATKYIGGHGDVVAGVTICKTKALAEKIRPMRKDIGGIMAPFDAWLLLRGLKTLAVRMDRHCDNAEKIVSFLKNHDAVEGVWYPEGELASRQMKRGGGVISFSIKGGKEETQAFINDLHFITIAVSLGDTETLIQHPATMTHAAIPAELRQEMGIYDNLIRLSVGLESWEDIVSDLEQALKKISTVSNQ, encoded by the coding sequence ATGAAAAAGAAGCATATGGAGACAGCGTTAATTCATCACGGGTATACATCTGAGGAGCATAAAGGAAGTTTAACACCACCTTTATTTCAAACGTCTACATTTACATTTGAGACTGCGCAGCAAGGAGAGGCGAGTTTTGCGGGAGTGGATCCATCTTATATTTACTCAAGACTTGGAAATCCAACTGTAAAATTATTTGAAGAACGTATGGCGGTGTTAGAAGAAGGAGAAGAAGCACTTGCTTTTGGATCCGGTATGGCAGCTATTTCAGCAACGTTAATTGCCTTTCTAAAAGCTGGAGATCATATTATTTGTTCAAACGGATTATATGGGTGCACGTATGGATTTTTAGAAGTGTTAGAAGAGAAATTTATGATTACGCATTCGTTTTGTGATATGGAGACAGAGACTGATATTGAAAATAAAATCCGTCCAAATACGAAGCTTATTTTCGTTGAAACACCGATTAATCCAACGATGAAATTAATTGATTTAAAACAAGTAATTCGGGTTGCGAAGCGAAATGGTTTACTTGTCATTGTTGATAATACGTTTTGTTCACCTTATTTACAAAGACCACTTGAGCTTGGTTGTGACGCAGTTGTGCATAGCGCGACGAAATATATTGGTGGTCACGGCGATGTTGTGGCGGGTGTAACGATTTGTAAAACGAAAGCGTTAGCTGAAAAAATTCGCCCGATGCGAAAAGATATCGGCGGTATTATGGCGCCGTTTGATGCGTGGTTATTGTTACGCGGATTAAAGACGTTAGCGGTAAGGATGGACCGTCATTGTGATAATGCAGAAAAAATTGTATCGTTCCTGAAAAATCATGATGCGGTAGAAGGAGTTTGGTATCCAGAAGGGGAGTTAGCATCTCGCCAAATGAAACGGGGCGGCGGTGTGATTTCTTTTTCAATTAAAGGCGGGAAAGAAGAGACACAAGCGTTTATCAATGACCTTCACTTTATTACAATTGCCGTAAGTTTAGGGGATACAGAAACGTTAATTCAGCATCCAGCAACGATGACACACGCTGCGATTCCAGCTGAGTTAAGACAAGAAATGGGTATTTATGATAATTTAATACGTTTATCTGTCGGTTTAGAATCGTGGGAGGATATCGTTTCTGATTTAGAGCAAGCGTTAAAGAAAATATCTACTGTTAGTAATCAATAA
- the rpsD gene encoding 30S ribosomal protein S4: MARYTGPAWKLSRRLGISLSGTGKELEKRPYAPGPHGPNQRKKLSEYGLQLQEKQKLRHMYGMTERQFRRTFDQAGKMPGKHGENFMILLEARLDNLVYRMGLARTRRAARQLVNHGHIMVDGARVDIPSYRVKPGQTISVREKSNNLVVVKEAIEVNNFVPEYLTFDADKLEATYTRHAERSELPAEINEALIVEFYSR; this comes from the coding sequence ATGGCTCGTTATACAGGTCCAGCTTGGAAACTGTCTCGTCGTCTTGGAATCTCTCTAAGCGGCACAGGAAAAGAATTAGAAAAACGCCCTTACGCACCAGGTCCTCACGGTCCTAACCAACGTAAGAAACTTTCAGAATACGGTTTACAATTACAAGAGAAACAAAAACTTCGTCACATGTACGGCATGACTGAGCGTCAATTCCGTCGCACATTTGACCAAGCAGGTAAAATGCCTGGTAAGCACGGCGAAAACTTCATGATCCTTCTTGAAGCTCGTCTTGACAACTTAGTTTACCGTATGGGCTTAGCTCGCACTCGTCGTGCAGCTCGCCAATTAGTAAACCACGGTCACATCATGGTTGATGGCGCTCGCGTAGATATCCCATCTTACCGTGTAAAACCTGGTCAAACTATCAGCGTTCGCGAAAAATCTAACAACCTTGTTGTTGTTAAAGAAGCGATCGAAGTTAACAACTTCGTACCAGAATACTTAACTTTCGATGCTGACAAATTAGAAGCTACTTACACTCGTCACGCTGAGCGTTCTGAGTTACCAGCTGAAATCAACGAAGCATTAATCGTAGAGTTCTACTCTCGTTAA
- a CDS encoding YjdJ family protein, whose translation MTINQMVQLGSTCMLFITSALINWYQGSNLIDNPDEWKYSAKFTNYFKGTVSNYQDIYQIDFFIYAAKFYPVAFIVMLISLLYMLVLILHILFTRTRKVI comes from the coding sequence TTGACAATAAACCAAATGGTTCAATTGGGTAGTACATGTATGCTGTTTATTACTTCCGCACTTATTAATTGGTATCAGGGGAGTAATTTAATAGATAATCCTGATGAATGGAAATATAGCGCTAAGTTTACGAATTACTTTAAAGGCACCGTTTCAAATTACCAAGATATTTATCAAATCGATTTCTTTATATATGCGGCAAAATTTTATCCAGTAGCATTTATTGTTATGCTCATTAGCTTACTTTATATGCTCGTATTAATTCTTCATATTCTATTTACAAGAACTCGTAAGGTAATCTAA
- the tyrS gene encoding tyrosine--tRNA ligase: MGILQDLEFRGLINQQTDAEGLEQLLEKESVKLYCGFDPTADSLHIGHMLPVLMLRRFQLAGHQPIALVGGGTGMIGDPSGKKAERTLNTKGTVAYYTESIKNQLSNFLEFENVDNPATMANNYDWLGNLDVISFLRDIGKNFGLNYMLAKDTVASRLDTGISFTEFSYMILQSYDFLNLYQNHNCRLQIGGSDQWGNITAGLELIRKSEEDAKAFGLTIPLVTKSDGTKFGKTEGGAIWLDPEKTTPYEFYQFWINTDDRDVVKYLKYFTFLSHEEILELEKQVAEAPEKRAAQKALGAEMTKLVHGEEALEQAIKISAALFSGSVAELTASEIEQGFKDVPSVERTAEDTVLIDLLVESKISPSKRQAREDVTNGAIYVNGERTQALDYVVTENDRIEGKFTIIRRGKKKYFLIRY; encoded by the coding sequence ATGGGTATTTTACAAGATCTTGAATTTCGCGGTCTAATTAATCAGCAAACAGATGCTGAGGGACTTGAGCAATTATTAGAAAAAGAAAGCGTTAAATTATACTGTGGTTTCGACCCGACAGCTGACAGCTTACACATCGGTCATATGTTACCAGTATTAATGTTACGTCGTTTCCAATTAGCTGGTCACCAACCGATTGCACTTGTTGGCGGTGGTACTGGTATGATCGGTGACCCAAGTGGTAAAAAAGCGGAGCGTACATTAAATACGAAAGGTACAGTTGCTTACTACACAGAAAGCATTAAAAACCAACTTTCAAACTTCTTAGAGTTTGAAAACGTGGACAACCCAGCAACAATGGCTAACAACTATGACTGGCTTGGTAACTTAGATGTCATTTCATTCTTACGCGATATCGGTAAAAACTTCGGTTTAAACTATATGTTAGCAAAAGATACAGTAGCATCTCGTTTAGATACTGGTATTTCATTCACTGAGTTTAGTTATATGATTTTACAATCATACGACTTCTTAAACTTATACCAAAACCATAATTGCCGCTTGCAAATCGGTGGTAGTGACCAATGGGGTAACATTACAGCTGGTCTTGAATTAATCCGTAAATCAGAAGAAGATGCGAAAGCATTCGGTTTAACAATTCCACTAGTTACGAAATCTGATGGTACGAAGTTTGGTAAAACAGAAGGCGGTGCAATTTGGTTAGACCCAGAGAAAACAACTCCTTACGAGTTCTACCAATTTTGGATTAACACAGATGACCGCGACGTTGTTAAATACTTAAAATACTTCACATTCTTATCTCATGAAGAAATTCTTGAGCTTGAGAAGCAAGTAGCTGAAGCACCAGAAAAACGTGCAGCACAAAAAGCATTAGGTGCAGAAATGACAAAACTTGTTCACGGCGAAGAAGCATTAGAGCAAGCGATTAAAATTTCAGCTGCATTATTCAGCGGTTCTGTAGCAGAACTGACTGCAAGCGAAATCGAACAAGGATTCAAAGACGTACCATCTGTAGAACGTACTGCAGAAGATACAGTATTAATCGACTTACTTGTAGAAAGCAAAATCTCTCCATCAAAACGTCAAGCACGTGAAGATGTAACGAACGGTGCAATCTACGTAAACGGTGAGCGTACACAAGCATTAGACTACGTTGTAACAGAAAACGACCGCATCGAAGGTAAATTCACAATCATTCGTCGCGGTAAAAAGAAATATTTTTTAATTCGTTACTAA
- a CDS encoding RNA polymerase sigma factor: MEQIGIEEELMLAYQSGDKQAGEKLYVLIKPALYTFLYRFNRDEQLSIDLVQDTFLTLERKKHMYELEKGKIKTYLFQIGYRLMINKLNRRKKWRTLLPFLVPIQEKEFSYEDRLTVREAILKVPEEQRAVLILSYYHDMQQKEIAEILNIPIGTVKSRLHNGIKKLKQLLEVDEIERKSL; encoded by the coding sequence ATGGAGCAGATTGGGATTGAGGAGGAGCTCATGCTTGCATATCAAAGTGGAGATAAGCAGGCTGGGGAAAAACTATATGTTTTAATCAAACCAGCGCTATACACATTTTTATATCGATTTAATCGAGATGAACAATTAAGCATCGACCTTGTGCAAGATACGTTTTTGACGTTAGAGCGTAAGAAACATATGTATGAACTTGAAAAAGGCAAAATAAAAACGTATTTATTTCAAATTGGTTATCGTCTTATGATTAATAAATTAAATAGAAGAAAAAAGTGGCGTACGCTTTTGCCATTTTTAGTGCCGATTCAGGAAAAAGAATTTTCTTACGAAGATCGGCTCACAGTAAGAGAAGCAATTTTGAAAGTTCCGGAAGAACAGCGAGCTGTCCTTATTCTTTCTTATTATCATGATATGCAGCAAAAAGAAATTGCAGAGATATTAAACATTCCGATTGGAACAGTGAAGTCGAGACTTCATAACGGGATAAAGAAATTAAAACAATTGCTGGAGGTGGATGAAATTGAGCGAAAATCCCTTTAA
- a CDS encoding maltose acetyltransferase domain-containing protein, with protein sequence MKTEKEKMIHGEMYIPADPVLVQEREQARILTRKLNETPEVQLKERSEIVKELFGTTGDNIHLESSFRCDYGYNIHVGENFYANFDCTILDVCPVTIGVNCMLAPGVHIYTATHPLDPVERISGSEYGKPVTIGDNVWIGGRAIINPGVTIGDNAVIASGAVVTKDVPDNVVVGGNPAKIIKKIK encoded by the coding sequence ATGAAAACAGAAAAAGAAAAGATGATACATGGGGAAATGTACATACCGGCTGATCCAGTTTTAGTACAAGAGAGGGAGCAAGCTCGTATATTAACGAGAAAATTAAATGAAACGCCAGAAGTACAATTAAAAGAGCGTAGCGAAATTGTAAAAGAACTATTCGGAACGACTGGAGATAACATTCATCTTGAATCTTCTTTCAGATGTGATTACGGCTATAACATTCACGTGGGTGAAAATTTTTACGCGAACTTTGACTGTACCATTTTAGATGTATGTCCAGTAACAATCGGAGTGAACTGTATGTTAGCTCCAGGTGTTCACATTTATACAGCAACGCACCCGCTTGATCCGGTAGAGCGCATAAGCGGATCAGAATACGGAAAACCAGTAACAATTGGCGATAACGTATGGATTGGCGGAAGAGCGATTATTAATCCTGGTGTAACAATTGGAGACAATGCGGTGATTGCATCTGGCGCCGTTGTAACGAAAGATGTGCCGGATAATGTAGTAGTTGGCGGAAATCCTGCGAAGATTATTAAAAAAATAAAATAA